From Fibrobacterota bacterium:
GGCGTTCCGGGGCCCGGCGAGATGCACAGGTGCGTGGGCGCGAGCGCCTGCGCCTGCTCGACCGTGATCTCGTCGTTGCGACGCACGTCGACTTCCGCGCCGAGCACCATGAACGCCTGCACGAGGTTGTAGGTGAACGAATCGTAGTTGTCGATCAACAGGAGCCGCGGACTCATAGACCCTCCGCCGCGAGCAAGAGCGCGCGCGCCATCGCGCCCGACTTCGCGACGACTTCGTCGTACTCGCTGGCGGGACTGCTGTCCGCCACGAGCCCCGCGCCCGCCTGGTAACTGTATTCGTCGCCGCGGAACACCAGCGTGCGGATCGTGATCGCCTGGTCCATGTCGCCGTTCGCACCGAAGTAGCCAATGGTGCCGCCATACAGTCCGCGGCGCACGGGCTCGAGCTCGTCGATGATCTCCATTGCGCGCACCTTCGGCGCGCCGACCAGCGTGCCCGCCGGGAACGTCGCCGCGAACAGGTCGAAGGCGTCGCGGCCGGCGGCGAGCTTTCCTTTCACACCGCTCACGATGTGCATGACGTGGCTGTAGCGCTCGATGACGCGGTACGGGTCCACGTGCACGCTGCCGGCGCGCGCGACGCGGCCCAGGTCGTTGCGCGCGAGATCGACGAGCATCACGTGCTCGGCATTCTCCTTCACGTCGGCCAGCAGCTCGGTCTCGTGGCGCGCGTCGGCCGCCGGATCGTCCGCGCGCGGCCGCGTGCCGGCGATCGGGCGCAGCTGGGCGTTGCCCGCGGCGTCGACCTTGACCAGCGCCTCGGGCGACGAGCCGACCACCGTGACGTCGCCGAGCCGGCAGTAATACATATAAGGAGAGGGATTGATGAGCCGCAGCGCGCGGTACGCCTCGAACGGATCGAGCGAGTGCTTCCCGGTGAAGCGCGAGGACAGCACGAGCTGATAGACGTCGCCGGCCGCGATGTATTCCTGCGTACGCCGCACGCCCGCCATGTACTCGTCGCGGGACAGCGAGCCCCTGGCCGGCGTATACCGCTCGCCGCCGGGCGGCGTCGAGTGGTTAGGCAGGCCGCCGCGCAGCGCCCGGATGACCTCGCGGCGCAGCGCCTGGCGCTCGGCCTCGGTGCCGGCATGCAGCAGCGCGATGCCGCGCGTCAGGTGGTCGAACACCAGCATGGATTCCGGGGCGACGTAGTGCAGGTCGGGCACCGGGTGCGCATCGCGCGCCTTCGACGGCAGGCGCTCGAACCAGCGCACGACGTCGTACGACGAATAGCCGACGAGGCCGCCCGCGAGCGGAACGCCGGCCATCTCGGGCAGCGGCTTGGGTGCGGCCGCGAGCGCCTTGCGCAGCGCGTCGAGCAGCTCCGACTTGTCCTTCGGGCGCGGCAGCATCGCCGTGCCGACCTGGAGGCCGTGCGCATCGAGCTTCACCTCGAGGCACTGGCCGAAACCGATGAAGGAGTAGCGTGCGAGTCGCTCGCCGCCCTCCACGCTCTCCAGCAGGAAGCGCGGGTTGAAGGCGCCCAGTTTGGCGAACGCCGACACCGGGGTGTCGA
This genomic window contains:
- a CDS encoding anthranilate synthase component I family protein, with the translated sequence MGFLLSARNARREMNAVKPPFDIAGDLDTPVSAFAKLGAFNPRFLLESVEGGERLARYSFIGFGQCLEVKLDAHGLQVGTAMLPRPKDKSELLDALRKALAAAPKPLPEMAGVPLAGGLVGYSSYDVVRWFERLPSKARDAHPVPDLHYVAPESMLVFDHLTRGIALLHAGTEAERQALRREVIRALRGGLPNHSTPPGGERYTPARGSLSRDEYMAGVRRTQEYIAAGDVYQLVLSSRFTGKHSLDPFEAYRALRLINPSPYMYYCRLGDVTVVGSSPEALVKVDAAGNAQLRPIAGTRPRADDPAADARHETELLADVKENAEHVMLVDLARNDLGRVARAGSVHVDPYRVIERYSHVMHIVSGVKGKLAAGRDAFDLFAATFPAGTLVGAPKVRAMEIIDELEPVRRGLYGGTIGYFGANGDMDQAITIRTLVFRGDEYSYQAGAGLVADSSPASEYDEVVAKSGAMARALLLAAEGL